Proteins from a single region of Erythrobacter sp.:
- the hisG gene encoding ATP phosphoribosyltransferase, translating to MTISGFHDNPGQLTFAVPKGRILDEALPVMARAGVEPDAEFHDPKSRALSFACLRPDMRLIRVRAFDVATFVAHGAAQVGIVGSDVIEEFDYADLYAPVDLGIGLCRLSVARLVDGGDEPQGASHLRVATKYPNLTRRHFEAAGVQAECVKLNGAMELAPSLGLARQIVDLVSTGKTLKENGLVETDVIIEISARLIVNRTALKTDPRVAALVDAFRRDAEARRLEGPGQ from the coding sequence ATGACCATAAGCGGCTTTCACGACAATCCCGGACAGCTGACCTTCGCTGTTCCCAAGGGACGCATCCTCGACGAGGCGCTCCCGGTGATGGCGCGCGCCGGGGTGGAGCCGGATGCCGAGTTCCACGATCCCAAGAGCCGCGCGCTGTCCTTCGCTTGCCTGCGCCCAGACATGCGCCTCATCCGTGTGCGCGCCTTCGATGTGGCGACGTTTGTGGCCCACGGCGCGGCGCAGGTGGGCATTGTCGGCTCGGACGTGATCGAGGAATTCGACTACGCCGATCTCTATGCGCCGGTCGATCTCGGCATCGGGCTGTGCCGCCTGTCGGTCGCCCGGCTGGTGGACGGCGGGGACGAGCCGCAGGGCGCGAGCCACCTGCGGGTCGCCACCAAATACCCCAATCTCACCCGCCGCCATTTCGAGGCGGCCGGCGTGCAGGCCGAATGCGTGAAGCTCAACGGCGCGATGGAGCTGGCCCCCTCGCTCGGCCTTGCGCGGCAGATTGTCGACCTTGTTTCGACCGGCAAGACGCTGAAGGAAAACGGGCTGGTCGAGACCGATGTGATCATCGAGATTTCCGCCCGCCTGATCGTCAATCGCACCGCTCTGAAGACCGATCCGCGCGTCGCCGCGCTGGTCGATGCCTTCCGCCGCGATGCCGAGGCACGGCGATTGGAGGGTCCTGGGCAATGA
- the cobS gene encoding cobaltochelatase subunit CobS: MTSSIPSGASAMPTQPDITIDVREVFGIDVDWKVPAFSQRDEHVPETDGAYVFDQDTTLAILAGFAHNRRVMVQGYHGTGKSTHIEQVAARLNWPSIRVNLDAHISRIDLVGRDAIVLKDGLQVTEFKEGILPWALQHPVALTFDEYDAGRPDVMFVIQRVLEFDGRLTLLDQNRVITPNPFFRLFATTNTVGLGDTSGLYHGTQAINQAQMDRWNIVVALNYLKPEVEQQIVKSKTPMADDKLIADMVKVAELTRQGFMNGDISTVMSPRTVITWAQNAAIFGSTGFAFRLSFLNKCDEAERTLVAEYYQRVFGEDLPEGAAKKR, translated from the coding sequence ATGACTTCATCGATCCCCTCCGGCGCAAGCGCCATGCCCACCCAGCCTGACATCACCATCGACGTCCGCGAGGTCTTCGGCATCGATGTCGACTGGAAGGTGCCTGCCTTCAGCCAGCGCGACGAGCATGTGCCCGAGACCGACGGCGCCTATGTGTTCGATCAGGACACCACGCTGGCGATTCTTGCGGGCTTTGCGCATAATCGCCGGGTGATGGTGCAGGGCTATCACGGCACCGGCAAGTCGACCCATATCGAACAGGTCGCAGCCCGCCTCAACTGGCCCTCGATCCGCGTCAACCTCGACGCGCATATCAGCCGTATCGACCTCGTCGGGCGCGATGCGATCGTGCTGAAGGACGGGTTGCAGGTCACCGAATTCAAGGAAGGCATCCTGCCCTGGGCGCTCCAGCACCCGGTCGCGCTGACCTTCGACGAATATGACGCAGGGCGGCCTGACGTGATGTTCGTGATCCAGCGCGTGCTGGAGTTCGATGGCCGTCTGACCCTGCTCGATCAGAACCGCGTCATCACGCCCAACCCGTTCTTCCGCCTGTTCGCCACCACCAACACCGTGGGCCTTGGCGACACCTCGGGCCTCTATCATGGCACGCAGGCGATCAACCAGGCGCAGATGGACCGCTGGAACATCGTCGTCGCGCTCAACTACCTCAAGCCCGAGGTGGAGCAGCAGATCGTCAAGTCGAAGACCCCGATGGCGGACGACAAGCTGATCGCCGACATGGTCAAGGTCGCCGAACTGACCCGTCAGGGCTTCATGAACGGCGATATCTCGACGGTGATGAGCCCGCGCACGGTGATCACCTGGGCGCAGAACGCCGCGATCTTCGGCTCGACCGGCTTCGCCTTCCGCCTCAGCTTCCTCAACAAGTGCGACGAGGCCGAGCGCACGCTGGTGGCCGAATACTACCAGCGCGTGTTTGGCGAGGACCTGCCCGAAGGCGCTGCGAAGAAGCGGTAG
- the hisD gene encoding histidinol dehydrogenase, translating into MTPILSTLQPDFAAKFARIVDARREADSDVAGQVSGILQAVKGRGDAALVEYTQRFDGYALVDESDWVITRERCEQAYHELAPDLREALELAAARIRAYHEAQLPADRDYVDAAGVRLGAIWRPVDAAGLYVPGGRAAYPSSLLMNAIPARVAGVERLVVVTPTPKGQSNPLVLAAAHIAGVDEIWRVGGAQAVGALAYGTKRIRPVDVITGPGNAWVAEAKRQLYGVVGIDMVAGPSEILVIADGKNDPDWIAADLLSQAEHDPTSQSILITDDAGFARQVEDCIDLQITQLSTAKTARASWDAHGVMIVVNDLLAEAPALANRLAAEHVEIAVDDPEPYLKAIRHAGSIFLGRMTPEAVGDYVAGPNHVLPTGRRARFSSGLSVLDFMKRTSFLGLDAASFNTIGPAAATLAHAEGLPAHAKSVELRIK; encoded by the coding sequence ATGACCCCGATCCTTTCCACCCTCCAACCCGATTTCGCTGCGAAGTTCGCGCGCATCGTCGATGCCCGGCGCGAGGCCGACAGCGATGTGGCAGGGCAGGTCTCGGGCATCCTCCAGGCGGTCAAAGGCCGGGGCGATGCGGCGCTGGTGGAATATACCCAGCGCTTCGATGGCTATGCGCTGGTGGACGAGAGCGACTGGGTGATCACCCGCGAGCGCTGCGAACAGGCCTATCACGAACTTGCCCCCGATCTGCGCGAGGCGCTGGAACTCGCCGCCGCGCGCATCCGCGCCTATCACGAGGCGCAGCTTCCGGCTGACCGCGATTATGTGGACGCGGCGGGCGTGCGGCTGGGTGCGATCTGGCGGCCGGTCGATGCCGCCGGCCTCTATGTCCCGGGCGGGCGCGCGGCCTATCCTTCCTCGCTGCTGATGAACGCCATTCCGGCGCGGGTCGCGGGCGTGGAGCGGCTGGTGGTGGTCACCCCGACGCCCAAGGGCCAGTCGAACCCGCTGGTGCTCGCCGCTGCGCACATCGCCGGGGTCGACGAGATCTGGCGTGTCGGCGGGGCGCAGGCGGTGGGCGCGCTCGCCTATGGCACCAAGCGCATCCGTCCGGTCGACGTCATCACCGGCCCGGGCAATGCCTGGGTGGCCGAAGCCAAGCGCCAGCTTTACGGCGTGGTCGGCATCGACATGGTCGCAGGCCCGTCGGAGATCCTCGTGATCGCGGACGGAAAGAACGATCCCGACTGGATCGCCGCCGATCTGCTTTCGCAGGCCGAGCATGACCCGACTTCGCAATCGATCCTGATCACCGATGACGCGGGCTTCGCGCGGCAGGTCGAGGATTGCATCGACTTGCAGATCACCCAGCTTTCGACCGCCAAGACTGCCCGTGCATCGTGGGACGCGCACGGGGTGATGATCGTCGTCAACGATCTGCTCGCCGAGGCCCCCGCGCTGGCCAACCGGCTCGCTGCCGAGCACGTCGAGATCGCGGTCGACGATCCCGAGCCTTACCTGAAGGCGATCCGCCACGCGGGCAGCATCTTCCTTGGCCGCATGACGCCCGAGGCGGTGGGCGATTATGTCGCTGGCCCCAATCACGTCTTGCCGACCGGCCGCCGCGCACGCTTTTCGAGCGGGCTCTCGGTGCTCGACTTCATGAAGCGCACCAGCTTCCTTGGCCTTGATGCGGCCTCCTTCAACACCATCGGCCCCGCGGCCGCCACCCTCGCCCATGCCGAGGGTCTGCCCGCCCATGCCAAGTCCGTGGAACTGAGAATCAAATGA
- a CDS encoding BolA family protein, with the protein MSVAEEMHALLTAAFAPTRLAIINDSAKHSGHMGDDGSGESHFTVEIEAAAFAPMNRLARQRAVIAALGDIVGQRVHAVAIKASVPAE; encoded by the coding sequence ATGTCCGTCGCCGAAGAAATGCACGCGCTGCTGACCGCCGCCTTCGCGCCCACCCGCCTTGCGATCATCAACGACAGCGCCAAGCACTCGGGCCACATGGGTGATGACGGCTCGGGCGAATCGCACTTCACGGTGGAGATCGAGGCGGCGGCCTTCGCCCCGATGAACCGCCTCGCCCGCCAGCGCGCGGTGATCGCGGCGCTGGGCGATATCGTCGGCCAGCGGGTGCATGCCGTGGCGATCAAGGCGAGCGTGCCTGCTGAATGA
- a CDS encoding TonB family protein, translating into MRTVDIPQAAKDAGHNGTAIYTATVGADGQLAALTLKQSSMSPAIDEAVKARAQKLYYFAATDKDGNKVEGTVDVVASYARHDKDSPGGGIDNYTCGDLVREWDWFTAANAGRGKLFWPHNAYTSLTGIEAMRQGEWPSRQARLAERATREEMWAKLIKRCRKSPARLMLEEVDQPVEYANLVNSF; encoded by the coding sequence GTGCGGACGGTCGATATCCCGCAGGCGGCCAAGGACGCGGGACATAATGGCACCGCGATCTACACTGCCACGGTCGGTGCAGACGGCCAATTGGCCGCGCTGACTTTGAAGCAGAGCAGCATGTCCCCCGCCATCGACGAAGCCGTGAAGGCGCGCGCCCAAAAGCTCTATTACTTCGCCGCCACCGACAAGGACGGAAACAAGGTCGAAGGCACGGTCGATGTGGTCGCCTCCTATGCCCGCCACGACAAGGACAGCCCCGGCGGCGGCATCGACAATTACACCTGCGGCGATCTGGTGCGCGAATGGGACTGGTTCACCGCCGCCAATGCCGGGCGGGGCAAGCTGTTCTGGCCGCACAACGCCTACACCTCGCTGACCGGGATCGAAGCGATGCGGCAGGGCGAGTGGCCAAGCCGCCAAGCCCGCCTTGCTGAGCGGGCGACACGCGAGGAGATGTGGGCCAAGCTCATCAAACGCTGCCGCAAATCCCCCGCACGCCTGATGCTCGAAGAGGTCGATCAGCCGGTTGAATACGCCAACCTCGTCAATTCGTTCTGA
- a CDS encoding J domain-containing protein, giving the protein MPSPRFHGRVESAGRGCEAPGCREAGEFRAPGRRPHGFDGPGEWRWFCLDHVREFNAGYDWFEGMSAEEILRAHSPIAGWERESRAFRPTAGIADGPRWADYADPLDAISARARGIKSRAERAARTAMSGRFSKEEALALEVMGLGSDTDRTRLRRRYSELVRRYHPDRNGGDRAHEAQLTAVVEAYQLLRNSAALA; this is encoded by the coding sequence ATGCCTTCACCACGATTCCACGGCCGCGTCGAGAGCGCAGGGCGCGGTTGCGAAGCGCCGGGCTGCCGCGAGGCGGGAGAATTCCGCGCGCCCGGCCGCCGTCCCCACGGGTTTGACGGGCCGGGCGAATGGCGCTGGTTCTGCCTTGATCACGTGCGCGAATTCAACGCCGGTTACGACTGGTTCGAAGGCATGAGCGCCGAGGAAATCCTGCGCGCCCACTCGCCGATCGCCGGGTGGGAGCGGGAGAGCCGCGCCTTCCGCCCGACGGCAGGCATCGCCGATGGCCCGCGCTGGGCCGATTATGCCGATCCGCTGGACGCCATCTCCGCCCGCGCGCGCGGCATCAAATCGCGCGCCGAACGGGCGGCGCGCACCGCCATGTCGGGCCGGTTCTCGAAAGAGGAGGCGCTGGCGCTGGAGGTGATGGGCTTGGGGTCAGACACGGATCGCACCCGGCTGCGTCGCCGCTATTCCGAACTGGTGCGGCGCTATCATCCCGATCGCAATGGCGGTGACCGCGCCCACGAGGCGCAATTGACCGCGGTGGTCGAAGCCTACCAGCTGCTAAGGAACAGCGCCGCGCTGGCTTAG
- a CDS encoding NUDIX hydrolase, whose translation MTLNPNLRLRRAARLIVLDAETRALMFRYDVPGRDPFWVTAGGEVDPGESFEDAARRELLEETGIIADPGPQIAQMTPEFITVEGEPVQADERFFLVRVAEAAIDTSRHTETEQALMTQHRWFTLAELESWDEAVFPVNLADMIRSQTAT comes from the coding sequence ATGACCCTCAACCCCAACCTGCGCCTGCGCCGGGCGGCGCGGCTGATCGTGCTCGATGCTGAGACCCGCGCGCTGATGTTCCGCTATGATGTGCCGGGCCGCGATCCCTTCTGGGTGACAGCGGGCGGCGAGGTCGATCCCGGCGAAAGCTTCGAGGATGCGGCGCGGCGCGAACTGCTGGAAGAGACCGGGATCATCGCCGATCCCGGCCCGCAGATCGCGCAGATGACGCCGGAGTTCATCACCGTGGAGGGCGAGCCGGTGCAGGCGGATGAACGCTTTTTCCTTGTGCGCGTGGCCGAGGCCGCGATCGACACCAGCCGCCACACCGAGACCGAGCAGGCGCTGATGACGCAGCACCGCTGGTTCACGCTTGCAGAGCTGGAAAGCTGGGACGAAGCCGTCTTTCCGGTGAACCTTGCCGACATGATAAGGTCGCAAACAGCAACCTGA
- the thiL gene encoding thiamine-phosphate kinase: MNETEFVAALRKLPLHPGARGLEDDCAVLAIGSETLVITHDMMAEDTHFRSNADMADVAWKLLAANLSDLAAKGAEPVGVLLGHSLGMDDARFLAGLEQGLTAYDVPLMGGDTVATTGTSTYGMTAIGRAVHVPVPSRKGAGVSDAIYITGPVGRAMLGYEGDPDHLEAFNRPVPRLAEGMALAPLVSAMMDISDGLLLDCWRMGWVSGVTLAIESALVPVADRDRLDECVRWGDDYELLFTAPAGTALPVPAHRIGTVRARGHAPLLLDEAPLADPVRLGYRHG, translated from the coding sequence ATGAACGAGACCGAATTCGTCGCCGCTCTGCGCAAGCTGCCGCTCCATCCCGGAGCGCGCGGGCTTGAGGATGACTGCGCGGTGCTGGCGATCGGGAGCGAAACGCTCGTCATCACCCATGACATGATGGCCGAGGACACGCATTTCCGCTCGAATGCGGACATGGCCGACGTCGCGTGGAAGCTGCTGGCTGCCAATCTCTCCGATCTTGCCGCCAAGGGGGCAGAGCCGGTGGGCGTGCTGCTCGGCCATTCTCTCGGGATGGATGATGCGCGCTTTCTTGCAGGGCTGGAGCAAGGGCTGACCGCCTATGATGTGCCGCTGATGGGCGGGGACACGGTCGCCACCACCGGCACCAGCACCTACGGCATGACTGCCATCGGCCGCGCGGTCCATGTGCCCGTGCCCTCGCGCAAGGGCGCAGGGGTGAGCGATGCGATCTACATCACCGGCCCCGTCGGCCGGGCGATGCTGGGCTATGAAGGCGATCCCGATCATCTCGAAGCCTTCAACCGCCCCGTCCCGCGGCTCGCCGAAGGCATGGCGCTGGCTCCGCTGGTCAGCGCGATGATGGACATCTCCGACGGGCTGCTGCTCGATTGCTGGCGCATGGGCTGGGTCAGCGGCGTGACCCTCGCCATCGAGAGTGCGCTTGTGCCCGTGGCCGATCGCGACCGGCTCGATGAATGCGTGCGCTGGGGGGATGATTACGAACTGCTGTTCACCGCGCCCGCCGGCACCGCCCTGCCCGTCCCCGCACACCGCATCGGCACGGTAAGAGCCCGCGGGCATGCCCCGCTGCTGCTCGACGAAGCCCCGCTCGCCGATCCTGTGCGGCTCGGATATCGCCACGGCTAG
- a CDS encoding oxygenase MpaB family protein: MPDPVESLRLKLVSQVRGVFHDAKAGQTPTPPSDEALFLRDTPIRQVHADIVGMMTGGVRALLLQMLHPEALQGVLDHSNFREDMHGRLRRTARFIAVTTFGHRDEALKAIERVNRIHARVGGTLPSGAPYAATNPRTLAWVHVTEAQSFLAGYIRHVRPAMPVSEQDEYYRQFAVIARALGADPVPETRAEADRIFRMLRHDLATSPEAREVAQLVLSQRPEGTPLAVQTMITADAVAMLPDWARTMLHLQRPVLTALPARAATWGMGRTLRWAFRQN; encoded by the coding sequence ATGCCCGATCCGGTCGAATCGCTGCGCTTGAAGCTGGTTTCGCAGGTGCGCGGCGTGTTTCACGATGCCAAGGCCGGGCAGACCCCCACCCCGCCATCAGACGAGGCGCTGTTCTTGCGCGATACGCCGATCCGGCAGGTGCACGCCGATATCGTGGGAATGATGACCGGCGGCGTGCGCGCGCTGCTGCTGCAGATGCTCCATCCCGAAGCCTTGCAGGGCGTGCTCGATCATTCGAACTTCCGCGAGGATATGCACGGACGGCTGCGGCGCACCGCGCGCTTCATCGCGGTCACCACCTTCGGCCACCGCGACGAGGCGCTCAAGGCCATCGAACGGGTGAACCGCATCCATGCCCGCGTGGGCGGCACCCTGCCCAGTGGCGCGCCCTATGCAGCGACCAATCCGCGGACGCTCGCCTGGGTCCATGTGACCGAGGCGCAGAGCTTCCTTGCAGGCTATATCCGCCATGTCCGCCCCGCGATGCCGGTGAGCGAGCAGGACGAATATTACCGCCAGTTCGCTGTCATCGCCCGCGCATTGGGCGCCGATCCCGTGCCCGAAACCCGCGCCGAGGCGGATCGTATTTTCAGGATGTTGCGCCACGATCTTGCCACCTCGCCCGAAGCGCGCGAGGTCGCGCAGCTGGTGCTGAGCCAGCGTCCCGAAGGCACGCCGCTGGCCGTCCAGACGATGATCACCGCCGATGCTGTCGCCATGCTGCCCGATTGGGCGCGCACGATGCTCCACCTGCAACGCCCAGTGCTGACCGCCCTTCCCGCCCGCGCCGCGACCTGGGGCATGGGCCGGACCCTGCGCTGGGCCTTCCGCCAGAACTGA
- a CDS encoding outer membrane protein gives MNKIGIIAAAVACISSPAFAQDSSDTEKWDGFYAGVHAGGSWMSGDMTGFTPFNSYQGFPVTDAKDSSEAGGVQVGYNHQMGTIGLGAEASFTINNLRKETDSSTPGTLFWRDTEFNASIGPRVTVATPSFALYGKGGLAIGKFEVGHNQNGNLISNERTLYGYMLGVGADYAIGSNLSIGVQYEYQDFGDGEIFVPSPNGSEIFIAPNAALHHLKAVVNYRF, from the coding sequence ATGAACAAGATTGGGATTATCGCTGCGGCAGTTGCATGTATTTCTTCGCCTGCATTTGCACAGGATTCGTCCGATACTGAAAAGTGGGATGGATTTTATGCTGGTGTGCATGCCGGTGGATCGTGGATGTCCGGCGACATGACAGGCTTCACGCCATTCAACAGCTATCAGGGCTTTCCGGTGACGGATGCCAAGGACAGCAGTGAAGCAGGCGGTGTGCAGGTGGGTTACAACCACCAGATGGGAACCATCGGGCTCGGTGCCGAGGCGAGCTTCACCATCAACAACCTGCGCAAGGAAACCGACAGCAGTACTCCGGGTACGCTGTTCTGGCGCGACACCGAATTCAACGCGAGCATCGGCCCCCGAGTGACGGTCGCGACGCCTTCCTTTGCGCTTTATGGAAAGGGCGGATTGGCGATCGGCAAGTTCGAGGTTGGCCACAATCAGAACGGCAACCTCATCTCGAACGAACGCACGCTCTATGGCTACATGCTCGGCGTGGGGGCAGATTACGCGATCGGATCGAACCTTTCGATCGGCGTGCAGTATGAATATCAGGACTTCGGGGATGGCGAAATCTTCGTTCCCAGCCCCAACGGGTCCGAGATATTCATCGCACCCAACGCTGCGCTGCATCACCTCAAGGCAGTGGTGAATTACCGCTTCTAG
- a CDS encoding alpha/beta hydrolase, producing the protein MSWFEQKRVQLPNGISLDIVDEGPVDAPVLIFLHGFPESHRTWRHQIAHFSDRYRCIAPDQRGYRGSSKPQAVEAYTPDKLIGDIFLLADVLGIGSFTIVGHDWGGAIAWGVALGGQHARVTRAVIANAPHPVTFQKLLYTHPGQREASQYIRGFRDPGNDALVKEHGLTGLLLKEVKWDRPSAMEPEERDQLLLDWQNRDAAFGMLNYYRASPIDVPTMDAPFEIPDGWTPPALPKLTIPTLVIWALDDLALPPENLDGLEDIISPLTIVRVADCGHFVPWEAPDPVNAAMEAFLEG; encoded by the coding sequence GTGAGCTGGTTCGAACAGAAGCGCGTCCAGCTGCCCAACGGCATCAGCCTCGACATCGTCGATGAAGGCCCGGTCGATGCGCCGGTCCTGATCTTCCTCCACGGCTTTCCCGAAAGCCACCGCACCTGGCGCCACCAGATCGCGCATTTTTCGGATCGCTACCGCTGCATCGCCCCCGACCAGCGCGGCTATCGCGGCTCGTCCAAGCCGCAGGCGGTCGAGGCCTATACCCCCGACAAGCTGATCGGCGACATCTTCCTCCTCGCCGATGTGCTGGGGATCGGGAGCTTCACCATTGTGGGCCACGACTGGGGCGGCGCGATTGCCTGGGGCGTGGCTCTGGGCGGCCAGCACGCGCGCGTCACCCGCGCGGTGATCGCCAATGCCCCGCATCCGGTGACCTTCCAGAAGCTGCTCTACACCCACCCCGGCCAGCGCGAAGCGAGCCAGTATATCCGCGGCTTCCGCGATCCGGGAAATGATGCGCTGGTGAAGGAGCACGGGCTCACCGGCCTGCTGCTCAAGGAAGTGAAGTGGGATCGCCCCTCCGCGATGGAGCCGGAAGAGCGCGACCAGCTGCTGCTCGACTGGCAGAACCGCGATGCGGCCTTCGGGATGCTCAATTACTACCGCGCCAGCCCCATCGACGTGCCGACAATGGACGCGCCGTTCGAAATCCCGGATGGCTGGACCCCGCCCGCCCTGCCCAAGCTGACCATCCCGACACTGGTGATCTGGGCGCTCGATGACCTCGCCCTGCCGCCTGAGAACCTCGATGGGCTGGAGGACATTATCTCGCCCCTCACCATCGTGCGCGTGGCTGACTGTGGGCATTTCGTCCCGTGGGAAGCGCCGGATCCGGTGAACGCGGCGATGGAGGCGTTTCTGGAGGGCTAA
- the nusB gene encoding transcription antitermination factor NusB, translated as MNHPARSQARSAARLAAVQALYQQHMEGTALAKLLDEFHQHRLGRTIDEDAFDEAEYAEAEVPFFDDVVRGVDARRDEIDAVVAGKLASGWTLARLDKAMLQVLRAGTYELLARADVPAAVTINEYVEVAKAFFDDGQARFVNGILDAVAKEARAG; from the coding sequence ATGAACCACCCCGCCCGCTCGCAGGCCCGTTCGGCCGCGCGTCTTGCCGCCGTGCAGGCGCTCTACCAGCAGCACATGGAAGGCACCGCGCTCGCCAAGCTGCTCGACGAATTCCACCAGCACCGGCTGGGCCGCACGATCGACGAGGATGCCTTCGACGAGGCCGAATATGCCGAGGCCGAAGTGCCCTTCTTCGACGATGTGGTGCGCGGCGTGGATGCGCGGCGCGACGAGATCGACGCGGTGGTGGCGGGCAAGCTCGCCAGCGGCTGGACCCTTGCGCGGCTCGACAAGGCGATGCTGCAGGTGCTGCGCGCCGGCACCTACGAACTGCTCGCCCGCGCCGACGTGCCCGCCGCGGTGACGATCAACGAATATGTCGAAGTCGCCAAGGCGTTCTTCGATGACGGGCAGGCGCGCTTCGTCAACGGCATCCTCGATGCCGTGGCCAAAGAGGCGCGCGCAGGCTAG
- a CDS encoding SDR family NAD(P)-dependent oxidoreductase, giving the protein MDYAGKVAWITGASSGIGAALARELAARGAHVILSGRDEARLAEVAADCGETLLLPFDVRDDAALAEATAKAIGWKGHVDIAFANAGISQRSRALKTDMQVYRDIIAVDLTAQIAFTQGLIGHMAERGSGALGFISSIAGKVGVPMRTAYCAAKFGLAGYADALRGELSQTGVTVHTIYPGSVATNVSRNALTADGAQRGKSDPAIDNGIPADVAARQMLDDIAAGTREIIVAEGGEKAMGELRRTPDALFDQVANMVANGYMEKLEAAQ; this is encoded by the coding sequence ATGGATTACGCAGGCAAGGTGGCATGGATCACCGGTGCTTCATCGGGCATCGGCGCGGCGCTGGCGCGCGAACTGGCGGCGCGCGGCGCGCATGTGATCCTTTCGGGCCGTGACGAGGCGCGGCTGGCCGAGGTGGCGGCCGACTGCGGCGAGACTCTGCTCCTCCCTTTTGATGTGCGCGATGATGCCGCGCTGGCCGAGGCGACCGCCAAGGCGATTGGCTGGAAGGGCCATGTTGACATCGCCTTTGCCAATGCCGGGATTTCGCAGAGGAGCCGCGCGCTGAAGACCGACATGCAGGTCTACCGCGACATCATCGCGGTCGATCTCACCGCGCAGATCGCCTTCACGCAGGGGCTGATCGGCCACATGGCGGAGCGCGGCTCGGGCGCGCTCGGGTTCATTTCCTCGATCGCGGGCAAGGTCGGCGTGCCGATGCGCACCGCCTATTGCGCCGCCAAGTTCGGGCTTGCAGGCTATGCCGACGCCCTGCGCGGCGAGCTGTCGCAGACCGGAGTGACAGTGCACACGATCTACCCCGGCTCGGTCGCCACCAATGTCTCGCGCAACGCGCTCACCGCCGATGGTGCGCAGCGCGGCAAATCCGATCCGGCGATCGACAACGGCATCCCGGCCGATGTCGCCGCGCGCCAGATGCTCGACGATATCGCCGCCGGCACGCGCGAGATCATCGTCGCAGAGGGCGGCGAGAAGGCGATGGGCGAGCTGCGGCGCACGCCTGATGCATTGTTCGATCAGGTCGCGAACATGGTCGCCAATGGCTACATGGAAAAGCTGGAGGCCGCGCAGTGA
- a CDS encoding glutathione S-transferase family protein translates to MAEFTFYTVAMSRGQISRWALHEAGADYDHVVFDWASRPDSFKAINPMNKVPALVHHHGGHDHIITECAAINHYLAETHPDKGLLPDAHEKTAYFRWLFFAAGPLEQAIIARALGWEVPEGKSGTAGFGSLDLALDAIDGWLSANDFAAGSRFTMADTYVGSQFVWGLRFGSIPERPSFRAYVERIIQRPAYTEANAIDAAIIKGAQG, encoded by the coding sequence ATGGCCGAATTCACCTTCTACACCGTCGCCATGAGCCGCGGGCAGATCTCGCGCTGGGCGCTGCACGAGGCGGGCGCGGATTATGATCATGTGGTGTTCGACTGGGCGAGCCGTCCGGACAGCTTCAAAGCCATCAACCCGATGAACAAGGTGCCCGCGCTCGTCCACCACCATGGCGGCCACGATCACATCATCACCGAATGCGCCGCGATCAACCACTATCTGGCCGAAACCCACCCCGACAAAGGCCTGCTGCCCGATGCCCACGAGAAAACCGCCTATTTCCGCTGGCTGTTCTTTGCCGCAGGGCCGCTGGAGCAGGCGATCATCGCCCGCGCGCTCGGCTGGGAAGTGCCCGAGGGCAAGAGCGGCACGGCAGGCTTCGGCAGCCTCGACCTCGCGCTCGATGCGATCGACGGCTGGCTGTCAGCCAACGACTTTGCCGCAGGCAGCCGCTTCACCATGGCCGACACCTATGTCGGCAGCCAGTTCGTCTGGGGCCTGCGCTTCGGCTCGATCCCCGAGCGGCCTTCGTTCCGCGCCTATGTCGAACGGATCATCCAGCGCCCCGCATACACCGAGGCCAATGCCATCGACGCCGCGATCATAAAGGGCGCACAGGGCTAA